In the genome of Monodelphis domestica isolate mMonDom1 chromosome 2, mMonDom1.pri, whole genome shotgun sequence, one region contains:
- the LOC100022735 gene encoding olfactory receptor 2T27-like encodes MDKSNETSTTDFILLGLFPEFKYSGFLVSIIISFYIIAFTGNSILILLIWVDSRLHTPMYFLLSQLSIIDVAYISSSVPKMALNYYLGKRNISRVGCGTQMFFCLTLGGSECLLLTFMSYDRYVAICKPLHYPIIMCPRICLHMAVVSWVGGALNSLIQTIYTMHFPVCGSREIHHFFCEMPAILKLSCEDTTDYEMGIFVVSIVFILLPFSLIVTSYTLIFLTILHMNSPEGRNKALATCSSHLTVVSLYLGPGIVVYMTPGSSHTPELTQGLSVFYTILTPMLNPLIYSLRNKDVLASLRKTMTKNLISK; translated from the coding sequence atggATAAAAGCAATGAAACATCAACAACAGATTTCATTCTCCTGGGActcttccctgagttcaaatattctGGCTTCCTtgtttccattatcatttctttctaCATCATCGCTTTCACTGGAAACTCTATCTTGATTCTCCTGATATGGGTAGATTCCCGGCTCCATACACCTATGTACTTCCTACTCAGCCAACTCTCCATCATTGATGTGGCCTACATATCCAGCTCTGTGCCCAAGATGGCTCTTAATTATTACTTAGGTAAAAGAAATATTTCTCGAGTTGGCTGTGGAACTCAGATGTTTTTTTGTTTGACTTTGGGGGGTTCTGAATGTCTTCTTCTGACCTTTATGTCCTATGATCGCTATGTGGCCATCTGTAAACCCCTCCATTACCCCATTATTATGTGTCCCAGGATTTGTTTGCATATGGCAGTAGTTTCCTGGGTTGGGGGTGCTTTAAATTCTCTAATTCAAACAATCTACACCATGCATTTCCCTGTTTGTGGCTCTAGGGAAATTCACCATTTTTTCTGTGAGATGCCTGCTATTTTAAAGCTCTCCTGTGAAGATACCACAGATTATGAGATGGGAATATTTGTGGTAAGCATTGTATTTATTCTCCTTCCTTTTAGTCTCATTGTGACTTCTTATACCCTCATCTTCCTCACTATTCTTCACATGAACTCTCCTGAAGGGAGGAACAAAGCCCTGGCCACCTGCTCCTCTCACTTGACTGTGGTGAGTCTCTACTTGGGACCAGGCATTGTAGTTTATATGACACCTGGTTCTTCCCATACCCCAGAGTTAACTCAAGGTCTCTCTGTATTTTATACCATACTCACACCTATGCTGAATCCACTCATCTACAGTCTGAGGAACAAGGATGTTTTAGCATCATTAAGAAAGACTATGACAAAGAATCTCATTTCCAAGTAA